From a single Nicotiana tabacum cultivar K326 chromosome 8, ASM71507v2, whole genome shotgun sequence genomic region:
- the LOC142163065 gene encoding uncharacterized protein LOC142163065, whose translation MEKVKLIRDWLRTTQSRQKSYANVRRRDLEFDVENCIFLEVTPMKGVMRFGKKGKLSPRYVGPYKIIRRIGRVAYKLDLPSELGAIHPVFHVSMLQKCIGDPSRIMPIEDIHIAEDLSYAEVPVAILDRQLSLSNP comes from the exons ATGGAAAAGGTAAAACTTATTAGAGACTGGCTGCGTACAACACAAAGTCGGCAGAAGTCTTATGCAAATGTtcgacgacgagacttagagtttgatGTAGAAAATTGCATTTTCCTGGAAGTaacgcctatgaagggcgtcatgcgatttggaaagaagggtaagCTCAGCCCTAGGTATGTTGGACCGTATAAGATTATCCGGAGGATTGGTagggtggcgtacaagcttgattTGCCTTCAGAATTGGGAGCAATCCAtcctgtgtttcatgtatctatgttgcagaagtgcattggagatcctTCACGTATTATGCCCATTGAGGATATTCATATTGCTGAAGACTTATCTTATGCAGAGGTACCAGTagctattttagatcggcag CTTTCACTATCCAACCCATAa